A stretch of the Gloeocapsa sp. PCC 73106 genome encodes the following:
- a CDS encoding alpha/beta fold hydrolase, whose amino-acid sequence MTSTIPNQKVENFSWSWQKQEFTIAYETLGQGSPILLLPAFSTVSSRTEMAGIAQLLATEYQVWLLDWLGFGSSDRPKINYQPSLYQQLLTDFVLTHFQQPIAIAAAGHSAGYALKLAQDYPSSVSSIVLIAPTWRGPLKVMGVSTGIRKLVNNLVRSPIIGQLLYYLNTTPGFLRFMYRRHVYTDQTKLTPEFITKKRQITQQTGARFAPVAFVTGEIDPIDNQSDIIKSLSQPILNIIPEQSPPYSKTAMEAIAPLAKVDTVRLPGTLGIHEEYSVAVTEAIRPFLAKIN is encoded by the coding sequence ATGACAAGTACTATCCCTAACCAGAAAGTTGAGAATTTCTCCTGGAGTTGGCAAAAACAAGAGTTTACCATCGCTTATGAAACTTTGGGACAAGGAAGCCCTATTTTGCTACTTCCCGCTTTTAGTACGGTTTCGAGTCGTACAGAAATGGCAGGAATTGCCCAGTTATTAGCTACTGAGTATCAGGTATGGCTCTTAGACTGGTTGGGTTTTGGCTCGTCAGATCGCCCTAAAATAAACTATCAACCCTCTCTCTATCAGCAATTATTAACAGATTTCGTTTTAACTCACTTTCAGCAACCCATCGCGATCGCAGCTGCGGGTCATAGCGCCGGATATGCTTTAAAATTAGCTCAAGATTACCCCTCGTCTGTGTCTAGTATCGTTCTAATCGCGCCCACTTGGCGAGGTCCCCTGAAGGTAATGGGGGTATCTACGGGTATCAGAAAGCTAGTTAATAATTTAGTGCGATCGCCTATCATCGGGCAATTACTCTATTATCTTAATACTACTCCGGGTTTTTTGCGTTTCATGTATCGCCGTCACGTCTACACGGATCAAACTAAACTAACTCCCGAGTTTATTACCAAAAAACGACAAATTACCCAACAAACAGGGGCAAGATTTGCACCCGTAGCTTTTGTTACCGGTGAGATTGACCCAATCGATAACCAGTCAGATATTATTAAATCTCTTTCTCAACCGATTTTGAATATTATACCAGAGCAATCCCCACCCTATTCTAAAACAGCAATGGAAGCGATTGCCCCACTAGCTAAAGTTGACACGGTTCGACTACCCGGTACCCTGGGAATTCACGAAGAGTATTCAGTAGCAGTTACAGAAGCGATCCGCCCCTTCTTAGCTAAAATTAATTAG
- the hemB gene encoding porphobilinogen synthase, which produces MKNRFRRLVRKNQLSVSDLIYPIFVTEGENKQEAITSLPGCYRYSLDLLLLEIKDAFDLGIKAIALFPMIDPQKKDNQGQESYNPDGLVQRSVKAIKEKIPDIVVITDVALDPFSIYGHDGIVQDGEILNDETVEVLVKMAVSQAEAGADFVAPSDMMDGRVGAIRRGLDEAGYNNVGILAYSAKYASAYYGPFRDALASTPQFGDKKTYQMDITNAREALKEVELDIQEGADLVMVKPALAYLDIICRIKQMTDLPVVAYNVSREYAMIKAAASLGWIDEKRLIWETLTSIKRAGADLILTYFAKEVAVNQLYLLPNYDKYYP; this is translated from the coding sequence ATGAAAAATCGGTTCCGTCGTCTCGTCAGAAAAAATCAATTAAGCGTCAGTGATTTAATTTATCCTATTTTTGTTACAGAAGGAGAAAATAAGCAAGAAGCAATTACTTCCCTTCCAGGATGTTATCGCTATAGTTTGGATTTACTCTTATTAGAAATAAAAGATGCTTTTGATTTAGGAATTAAGGCGATCGCCCTATTTCCCATGATTGATCCTCAAAAAAAAGATAACCAAGGTCAAGAAAGCTATAATCCTGATGGGTTAGTTCAACGCAGCGTCAAAGCGATTAAAGAGAAAATACCCGACATAGTTGTAATTACTGATGTAGCCTTAGATCCCTTTTCTATCTACGGACACGATGGTATCGTTCAAGATGGGGAAATTCTCAATGATGAAACGGTAGAAGTATTAGTCAAAATGGCGGTATCACAAGCCGAAGCGGGTGCTGATTTTGTCGCTCCCTCGGATATGATGGATGGAAGAGTAGGAGCTATTCGTCGAGGCTTAGACGAAGCAGGTTATAATAATGTAGGTATTCTTGCTTATTCTGCTAAGTACGCCTCAGCTTATTATGGACCATTTCGAGACGCTCTAGCATCAACGCCTCAATTTGGGGATAAAAAAACCTATCAAATGGATATAACTAACGCCAGAGAAGCGCTCAAAGAAGTAGAATTAGATATCCAAGAAGGAGCAGATCTAGTCATGGTTAAGCCTGCTTTAGCCTATCTAGATATTATCTGTCGCATTAAGCAGATGACCGATTTACCCGTCGTTGCGTATAATGTCAGTAGGGAATACGCCATGATTAAAGCGGCGGCTAGCTTGGGTTGGATTGATGAAAAACGATTAATTTGGGAGACTCTAACCAGTATTAAACGAGCGGGTGCTGATCTGATCTTGACCTATTTTGCTAAAGAAGTAGCCGTAAACCAACTTTATTTATTACCCAATTATGACAAGTACTATCCCTAA